GCAAACTTGTGTAGTTCTCTTACGAGAGAGTGTGTTCTCCCCAGTTTTGATTTTCACACGGGGTTTGGGGAACACATCTATTGTGTGAAAGAAAGTGCTGCATAAAACAATAGTGTCCACTACAACTactgttcataaaaaaaaaaaaattttttttttataagtggtttataatttttcatttgtttcagatGGATTGATGAGCACAGTAATGTTGGTAAACTTAGGcagcatctctctcttttttagtttaatctgtatttttaaacagTAAAGACAGTTCAAAACAAGATCATGAATTTAAAAACTAGAAAGTCACTCCAAAGTATTATTACTCTCCTAAAACACGGTGTCATAAAATGTAATGTATTAGATGATAAACCGTCATAGCTGAAATTCTGTGACCCGTGAAGAGgcactgtagggttttcatgtTTCTCTTGTGTAAACAGGCTGAAGAGAGATGTTCAGGTTCTGCTGCAGCCCGGTGAGCGGTGTGAGTGTGGCAGGTATCCGTGTGCAGCTGGCAGCATGCTGGGGCTGGAACTTCTGCCGAGCCAGTGCCGCCTCTACAGGGCTGTGTGCTCCTGGTGACTTGGGAGCAGGCCGCTGTGGTGGAGACAGCTGTCCCTCGGTGTCTGGAGCAGACCCCTAGGTGCCGCTGCATGGGAAGAAGGCCTTCGCCCGGAGCCTGTCCTGATTCCCTGGTGCCCCGGACGGGGGCGGGTCAGAGCACTGtgctctgctgtttttctgaccCGATGGCCCGCTGTCCTCACTTGTTTTCTTAGCAAATTGCAATTATATTTCATGGGCCTGTCAGCGTGATTGGCAGCTGGTAGAGTGGACAGGGCTTCCGGGGCCAGCCAGCCCAGGTTTAATTTGTCACGTAAtagctctgtggccttgggcaagctaCTGAACTTTTCTGagtttccatttcctcatttctaCATTGGAATCATGGTTCCTAGTGCACCTAGTGTTTGTCaggattaaaataataaaaagtgatATAAAATTCCTGCTAGTTAacttttaaacacacacacgcacaaggtGGCAGTGGTGGAAAATTACTCGGTGCCCTGATGGTCCCTGTAGATGACAGACCACCACGTGTGTCTGAGCTGAAATGGAGCCCCGGTGGGCTGCCCCACCACAGCAGACACTCTGAGCACGGGTGGGGGCTCTGGCCCCTCTGTGGGTCCTTGCACAGGGTGCACTTCCCTAGCAGCGTCCCCAGAGTACCCAGGCCTTACCAGCAGGCAGAGAGGGGTAAATGCAAGACGCTGATTAGCTTTTAGGGAATTTGCTGTGAACTCTGTGTTCACAAATGTAGGGCAATTGAGAAATTCATTTGATTCAGGTTTTTccttgtgtgatttttttttttcccccttcaggtgtggatttttaattttcatcttgCTCCGTTACTCTTAGAAAAGTAAACAAGTATCTGCTGAAggaataaaaagataaatttagGTAAATgcagggaggagggaagaaaagCAGTACAAACGTCTCACCTACTTCTACAGTGCGATTTAGAACATTTACGAAGTATTACATATAAAGGACTTTTGTAGActattttccattatttttttgATCATCATTTAGATCCTTTGAAACTGGCAGCTATAAATCATGTACTCCGAAGGGCTCCTTGGGTTTCTTTCAACCTGTCCATGGCTCCTGGGCAAGAGAGCAGCTTAGCCAAGCCAAACCTGGGGGTTCCCTCCTGTTCGGAAAAGCTTTCTCAGGCAGTTAAAATAAACACTTATTCTGAAATGACAAGAACTCTGCATGTCATTTCAGGGTAAGTGAAAATGTGGCCTGTGGACATTTAACTGAGAAAAGAAATGACTGTGTAAGATTGCATTGAAGTTTTAAGGATTGCTTTTGCCAAATGGTGGATAATTTGCTATCTCTGGTAGGCAGTTTCTTCATACATTTCAGCACATGGTCAGTGATCTTGTGACTAAGATACATGGTCAGTGATCTTGTGCTTGAGATAACTGGATCAGCCCTGTTTCCAAAGGAAGCTAAGTATATTTAAGTAACCCTTGATCCTGTTGAAGACTTTGTATTAGTTACCTTTGCCACCTACTATCTTATCTTGTTCAGTTTGTATCTGATCACATTAACTGTTGAGGCAAATGCCGTTCTGTACTAACACTAAAAGGTCTGTCTTTTCAGGATCTGTTGTTGACTTTTTCATACATTTCTGTAGCCAGATCAAGTCAAATTCATGTTCACAAGTATGTGCAAGGAAGTTAAGAGCTGGTGCATGAAAAGATAGGAAAACATTCCAAATGCTAGCAGTATCAAAAGCAAGTTTATACCACAGGCAAGTGCTTTTACTCCTACATTTCTGTATCTTTTTAGGGAGCAACATTTAAGAGGGAATAAGAGTATGCTTATCCAAACTGGGTTCAAATAACACTCTTTTAATGTGGCTTTGTCTCCCTGTAGCTTGCTGATGACCGCATGGCACTGGTGTCAGGCCTTAGCTTAGACCCAGAAGCAGCCATTGGTGTGACAAAACGGCTGCCCCCCAAGTGGGTGGATGGAGTGGACGAAGTAAGTTGCGTGTTAGTTTcacattatattcttctttaagTCATGGTGATGTTAATGTCTTTGGAGATACTCTGCCATAAAATTTAATTTGGCTAAACTTGAATGCCTTTCTCTAGGAATATGCTAGCTTTAGGTTTATTCAGTGCACACACCACAAGGAaagggtgtgtgcatgtgtgtgtgtgtgcgtgtgtgtgtgtgtgtgtgtgtgtgtgtgtgtggatgagtTTGGCTTCAGTTTTACCATCGGTGAGAGCTGTCTGAGTCAtgggaagaaatggaaaacaaGGAGCCAGGGGTGTTTGAATTTCTGGTAACTCAGATTAAAGGCTGCTCACACCTGAGCAGGCCTGCAAGGTCTCCTGCGTAGCTAATTACCTGTGAGCAGACACGTACCTGTCAGGCTCCAGTGGGGTCCTGGTGATCTCATGTGTTTAGATACAGTACGATGTCAGCCGGATTAAACAGAAGATGAAAGAATTAGCTGGCCTTCACGACAAGCACTTAAACAGACCCACCCTGGATGACAGCAGCGAGGAGGAGCATGCCATTGAAATTACCACGCAGGAGATCACTCAGGTGAGGGGTAGACGGCCAGCCCCACGCCACCCACCCTCACCCCGTGCCATCGTCAAGCTGCGTTATGTAGCGAAGGTTTACAATTCTGCATAAGATTGGAGGCCCGCTTCCTAGAGCTTTCGTTAGTTCTCATAGTGACTTCAAGAGTCCTGATGTCCCCCAGGATCACACCTGAGCATAATGTCCTGGAGGGGTGTGGCTGCTTATCAGTTGAGTTGTGTAGTCTTCTTCTACTATGGATTGATAGGGTACAACTTTCAAAGCATCGCTGAGTTCAGTCATTTGGGTTTAGAATGCTTAGCTTCTATTATCCTAGTCcttgaataatttttatattaaaatttgtCCACATCATTGACAAGATTGTGAGCTGTTGCACTAGAAAGACTATATTAGTATCCTAAAGAAActtaaacccgctgccatcaagtagattctggctCTTAGCAACcccgtagaacagagtagaactgccccatagggtttccaaggccaagatctctatggaagcagactgccacatctttctcccttggagcagctggtaggtttgaaccaccgactttttgtttagcagtcaagggcttaaccgctgtgtcaccgGGGCTCCTTAGAGAAGCTTAGTATCCTATAAAAATGTCTTATAAAATGTTAACTttggttaatttttaaaaacatgatcaGTGCTTAAACTCTGGTATTTACATGGGTGCTAGTTAACGGAGGAGGCCATGTGCTGCTGTGGCCCTGGGTGTTGGAGTGTTTGAATCTGGAACAGGGACCTGATTCTTGAGTTGTTCTGACTctagctttctcatctgtaaaatgggactaatacTAATACTACCTGCCTCAGGGGCTTGTAGGGATTCAATGGGCAGAATGCTGTAGTGGAGTGGTTGGTATGATGTTGCATACCCATATGCAGACAGGCACACAGCAGGCACTTGAAAGTGCAGCGTTAGTGGAATCTGCCCAACCTCCGAAGTTAGGCCCCAGGTGGCTTACCTGCTCCCCTGCCCCGAGTGAGCAGATCCTGCCTTGCCTACCCAGACTCGTGAAAGGAGCCGTGCTTGTGGAGGATTTCCTTTCCCGGGCTTACGGTGAGCCGGCCTGTTGTCTCAGCTCTTCCACAGATGCCAGCGCGCGGTGCAGGCCCTGCGGAGCCGGGTGAGCCGGGGCTGCTCACAGCAGGAGGAGCGGCTCCTTCGCAACGTGGTGGCCTCCCTAGCGCAGGCTCTGCAGGAGCTGTCCTCCAGCTTCCGGCACGCACAGTCGGGCTACCTCAAACGTGAGTGTCGGTGGGCAGCGCGGCTGTCTGCCATCTAGTCCCCAAGCTTCCGTGGTGGCTGGGAGCACGGTTCACCTTGTGTATGCAGAGGAAGCCTTCTCTCCTGCCCATGGCCAGGGTGCCAACAATgcccagcttgggggtgggggacaggtgGAGGTGGCAGGCAGAGCCATCAAAATAGCTCACACTGGGGAGCAGATTTTACTCTGGGTCAAGCTTGAAGAATTTACACTGGGTCAATCTAGCACATTTTAAAAACCTGCTGCTTTCTAGGTGTTGGGATGGGGAGGCTGTTTATAAAAGGGTAAAAAAAAGTTATCACATAAAAGTCAGATATTTTTCTAACAACCGAAATTCCCTGGGAGTGGTTGAAGCCCCTCCTCGCCAATACCACTGGTTCACCTCGGGGCGCCCTTTCTCCCTAAGTCCCAGCTGTACCCTGGTTCAGATTCCCTCATAATTGCTGACTGCCTCTACAGTCAGCAGTACTTACCCCTCCTCTAAACACTGGCCTATtcgtattttaattttattacttcTCAAATTTGATTAGGGCCATTTGGAATTGTTATTAGATGCTTCTAGAGAgaaatattgattttttaaaaatgttttgtagcAGCGGTTGGATTAAATATTACTGTTTCACTTATAGACCGTAAGTGTAATTTCTGTCTTGGCCTCAAGTGCACAGTAAACATTTACACCGCTGGCTCTGTCGTGAATAACCCCAATGCTTGTGTGTATTCAGGTTCCTCTGCTCCCCCCTCCCCATTGGAGATAGGCTTCTTTTAAAGCCGCTCTAAGTATCTCCATTTTGACTGTTGAGTTTTACTCTATATTTCCCCCTTTTAATGGTGGAAGAGTAACCAGGACAGTTGACATATTCCAGTAAAGTGAATTCCTATCTGTGATAGGCATGAAGAACCGAGAGGAAAGATCCCAGCATTTTTTTGATACGTCAGTACCACTAATGGACGATGGAGGCGATAATACTCTTTATGATCGGGTACGTGAAAGGGCTGTAGGGTTTATGGCAGCACGTTTGCGcgtctccttctctctcttcatAGGCTTTTAGCCTGTGTGCAGGGCACATGTCCCAGCACTGTCTGACCTGTGTATCCACTGGGTGGTTTCTGCAGCAGGCTGAAGTGCAGCCATGGGCTTACATTATCCCTTCCTTCCCAAAGGCTGCAGGGAAAACTCATCATCTGCCTGCCAAAACCTTGCGGAAAACACatgcctttcttgggaagagcCCAGAGAAGCGCAGGGTTATCCTTGGTGGTTTTGCTGGTTATAGCCCTTGCTTAGCTGCAGAAGTGAGAGTTCCCTCCATGCCTCCTGCCTTGGGCCACAGAAGTAGGGGTTTTCTCCACGCCCGCCCCCCCTCCCTGCCACCCTCCCGCTTGGGCTGGCCCTGCCTAACGCTTTACATCCTGCTTGCTTGGCAAATTTAGATCTTTCCTGTTAGGGTAAAAGAAGTGCTTATTTACGACAAAATGTTGTTTATGTGCTTCATAGAAATATTTTCAGAATCCACTTTATTTAAATTAAATCTAAAATGCTACACCGCTGCAGCCTTCTTGGAGGGGAACAGAAAGGTCTGACCTTCTAGCTCTGCCCTCCCTTTTCGGTAGGGTTTTACAGATGACCAGCTGGTGCTGCTGGAGCAGAACACGCTGCTGGTGGAGGAGCGGGAGCGGGAGATCCGCCAGATTGTCCAGTCTATCTCGGACCTCAGTGAGATTTTCCGGGACTTAGGGGCAATGATTGTAGAACAGGTATGTGAGCATCCTCGCCGTGTCACTGGTTTCCTACTGTGACATCTGGTCATCCTCCAGGCTTTTGTCCCTGTGGTCCTGTCAGGAATGTGTGAGTTTATGCCATGATTTACGCAAATAATGCGCGCCTTCTGCGTTTGTTGGCCAACCACAGTCACTGCCCACtgtgagatatttttgtaagcgcCACTATGCCAAATTTTTTTacctgttgctgtaaaaaaaaaaaaaaagcttacttacaaaaataccttgtgagGGGAGGGCACGGgtggcaaacatagaaggtgcacattatttgcttaaaaatagtGTATGTGCGTGTAATGTATGTatctgtatgtgtgtctgtgtgtgcacatgtacacGTATGTGTGTACAAATTGCACACACTACTGTTGTGGGAAGAGATCTAACATGTAAATATAAACTCTCCTGTTCTCtgcccacaccccaggggaactcagGTGAGCTCCCTACTTGGGGGCCTGGTTGGTTCTGGCCAAGTGGAGCCATGATCCCGGCAAATATATAAGATTTCCCTTCTGATTTTGGCAGATTGTTGTGTAGTGGTTACTGGAACCACTAGCTTTCAAGTGGAATTAAATTGTTTGTTCACCACTAGAATCTGATTAGGGTATTTTATTATCTTGCCAGCAGGGATGTAGGTCCTAACTCCCCctcctcaaaaaaacaaaaccagccaCAGAATGGAGCGTTGCGGCTGTGGGAGATCTGGCTCCGCTAATTACTCCAGGTCCCAGTGAACTGCTATCTCATCTGATGCAGCCTGTTTCCAGGAAGAGCTCTGGTCTCCCATATAACCCAGCGTCCCCTCCTTCCTACTTGAACTAGGAcatcaattaaaacaaaaaaattccccTCGAggcagaatttttaatttttaggtgGTGGATTGGAGCTTGGCGTCTTTGCTCTGCTCCATGGAGCCCTGTGTCCATGTTTAGAGACGTGATAGTTAATTTGCAGGCTGAATCATGACCAGGTCTGGTTTCACCAGCCTTTGCTGCTTACTTGAATCCAAGTATTTAAGTAGCAAATGGCACAAAAGCTAACCCTTTGCCACTCAGAGCCTATTTCCACTGAGCTGTATATTTTTGAAAGCCCCAGTAAGGCTGAATATGGCATACCCTGTGGTAACTAAATccaaaaaagaaatttttcagTGTTTCTTTCTTATAAGCTCAACTTTATTGCAACTAACACAGCACTCTGCCATTGAGCCCCTGATACTGCTTAATGATCGATTCCGGAGCTCTCCATGTGTGCCTTTACAGCAGAGTGAAGTAGAACAGATAGTCCTGTGGATAATAATGTCTGCAGTTTGCATATCTCATTTTTGAAGCTCAATTTTCCCAGCCGCGCTCGTTGATCGTCTGTAACTGTCGTTTATTGCTCAGGGTACGGTCCTTGATAGAATCGACTATAACGTTGAACAGTCCTGTAGCAAAACCGAAGACGGCTTGAAACAGCTTCACAAGGTAATAACATCATTTCAGCAGTTGAGAATTTTAGGAACTGTTATCAGATATCCAGAATTTCTAAGTGGATTCTCTTTGGTCATAACCGTCTCAGGCATTCTTGTGTAGTGTCAACTCTCATCCTAGACGTGTGAAAAAGAAAGGCACGCTATCCCTCTCTTCAAAGCCCACAGTGTGTGTGGATGCCCGTTTTATTGCAGTTAGAGGTTGCTAGTGTACCTCACCCTGTGCTTGCTGAGAGCTACCTTCGGTGATAGCAGATCCTAAAGGGATTGGCGTTTTCTTCCGTTTAGAAAATATTTCATCCTTTTTGAGTCCTTTTTTTTGGATATGAATTGAATGGTCATTTGCCGAAATTTGTGTTGAAAAATCTGTCTGCTCGTTGTGCTGACTCAGGCATCTCTTCTCGTGACGCATTTCTGATGAACTACTGCTGGGGAGTCACTCTGGAGAAGATAAAAATCTCATTTTCCCTTTTAATCCCCGCCGCATATCTGCGTATTACCTTGAGAAAAGAGAGGTCTGTTGAAGTGAGAGTATTAGCTGTCTTATGCTTTTGTCAATAAGGTGGCTATTTAAGGGATATTTTCCATGAtacttatctttctttttttaaaaaagaaatagaaagcaccttggaaatcctgtaaCCAGTTATGGGAAACACGTGCATAAACTGCCAAACGGATCTCATATGTAGCTGGgtgtatattttctttaaaaggaGTTTAATAATACTtcccaaataaaataaattctggccgtttccttgtgtctttaaaaCCCCATGGTATTTCCAGCCCTGTAATGAGCGTTTTTCTGATACTCACTGATGTACTTACTGCTCTGTCTCTTCTGAAAACCAGTCGCATCCTGCAGCAGAGAGGGCCCCATCAGGATCAGGTTTATAAAGTCAGACTCTGCAGAGTCTGGCCAGAAGCCCCACCTGTCCCCGCAGTGTGCCCGGCACCACGCGTGGGTGGGCGTGTGGGTGATTGCGTGGCTCCACCTCATGATGAGAAAGAGAGGCTCGCCTTGAGTCTGCAGAGGGCTCCTGAAGCATTGAGATTAATTGGGTTGCCAAGCCCTGTATATTAAAAGGATGAAAAGTAACTTTAGTCTCTCACTTTTTAATGCCCAGGTTGTGACATGCTGTTGAATTATGCATGAGTTTTGAagtttcttaaataaaaaaagtGCGCTGTGTTTTGTAATATCACACAGATAAAGGGGATGGCTTTCTCCGTGGAGTGGACAAATCTAGGGGGAAActgaaaattttgttttatgttctaCTTTATAAATCGCTCTGAGCAGCTTTAAAGTGCATTATTGAGTCTTGGCTCCCACTGTTCTGGTTACTGATTAGAAAAGTAAGTGTGCTTGGCCTCGCCCTCCAGTCCTGTCCCTCTTGGCGTGGCTGGCCCCTTCCTGGAAGTCAGCGTATCCGAGGGTGATGAAAACTGGCCAGCTTCTCCCAGCATCCACCCTGTCTCTCCTGGTGGATGGGTGCGTTCACTTAGGAAACAAAACTAGCCATCAGCAGGTAGGCTGGGGCCAGGAAAGTAGAGCAGGAGAGAGTTGGGTATGGTAGGGTTGCTCCATCCCAGCTCTCTGGAATGCAGTGTCagctttctcttgctctgtcctgGGTACCACCCCATCTCTACACAGCATCTGAGCTGTGGATGATGGCTGTAGGGGCGGAGGTGTTGAGTGCGGGGCCTGGGCCCCATGTGGAGCTTGGGGGCTCTTCTCTGTTGTGTCCTCAGAGACATACCGAGCTCAGGTCAGCTCTCTGCCACGACATCCCAGGTACACAAACCGGGCTTTAATTTAAAGGATGCATTTTTCCTTGTTCCCAAAGTCAGGCGAGGTAGAGTATGACCCTCTGTGGGGCCATCAGTACCCTTCATCCTGGCTGTGGTACCAGGCCAGTGGTTTCACTTCCTAGTGAAGGAGGGGTGTGTGCATCCAGAAAGCTGACTCCAGAAATGGGGCTTCCCTGCAAAGATGGCAACAGTTAGCTGGAAAGCAGCAGAGGggcctgtgttttgttttgttttgtattgtgttttcggtaaaggtttacagagcagttcAGGTTTTCATTCAAagatttctacacaaattgtttagagacgttggttacattcttcacaatgcgtgaccattctcattatttctgttctggttgttcagtttccattagTTTCCCTGtctcttacattctcatctttgttttaaagtaattattgactgtttggtctcatataggtgactttttttaaagaaacacagtGTTTTCTGGTGAtactcattattttttgagccagttTAGTCTACAGGGTGACCTCAGGAGTGTATTTCTGTTCAAGGTCTGGAGAtacctcagggcagtagtctcagggagtcctccagtctcaaccagtctagtaagtctgttttgttttttagaaataCGAGGTtgtattccatatttttctcccattcagtCAGGGTCCATCTGTTGCCCTGATCACAATGGTCAGtggctgtagccgggcaccatttagttcttctggtctcagggtagatgaagccCTGTTTCTGTagacttccttctttctcttttgc
Above is a genomic segment from Loxodonta africana isolate mLoxAfr1 chromosome 24, mLoxAfr1.hap2, whole genome shotgun sequence containing:
- the STX16 gene encoding syntaxin-16 isoform X3 — its product is MATRRLTDAFLLLRNNSIQNRQLLAEQVSSHTTSSPLHSRSLAALADDRMALVSGLSLDPEAAIGVTKRLPPKWVDGVDEIQYDVSRIKQKMKELAGLHDKHLNRPTLDDSSEEEHAIEITTQEITQLFHRCQRAVQALRSRVSRGCSQQEERLLRNVVASLAQALQELSSSFRHAQSGYLKRMKNREERSQHFFDTSVPLMDDGGDNTLYDRAAGKTHHLPAKTLRKTHAFLGKSPEKRRVILGGFAGYSPCLAAEVRVPSMPPALGHRSRGFLHARPPSLPPSRLGWPCLTLYILLAWQI
- the STX16 gene encoding syntaxin-16 isoform X2 codes for the protein MATRRLTDAFLLLRNNSIQNRQLLAEQLADDRMALVSGLSLDPEAAIGVTKRLPPKWVDGVDEIQYDVSRIKQKMKELAGLHDKHLNRPTLDDSSEEEHAIEITTQEITQLFHRCQRAVQALRSRVSRGCSQQEERLLRNVVASLAQALQELSSSFRHAQSGYLKRMKNREERSQHFFDTSVPLMDDGGDNTLYDRGFTDDQLVLLEQNTLLVEEREREIRQIVQSISDLSEIFRDLGAMIVEQGTVLDRIDYNVEQSCSKTEDGLKQLHKAEQYQKKNRKMLVILVLFVIVIVLIVILVGVKSR
- the STX16 gene encoding syntaxin-16 isoform X4, whose amino-acid sequence is MALVSGLSLDPEAAIGVTKRLPPKWVDGVDEIQYDVSRIKQKMKELAGLHDKHLNRPTLDDSSEEEHAIEITTQEITQLFHRCQRAVQALRSRVSRGCSQQEERLLRNVVASLAQALQELSSSFRHAQSGYLKRMKNREERSQHFFDTSVPLMDDGGDNTLYDRGFTDDQLVLLEQNTLLVEEREREIRQIVQSISDLSEIFRDLGAMIVEQGTVLDRIDYNVEQSCSKTEDGLKQLHKAEQYQKKNRKMLVILVLFVIVIVLIVILVGVKSR
- the STX16 gene encoding syntaxin-16 isoform X1 → MATRRLTDAFLLLRNNSIQNRQLLAEQVSSHTTSSPLHSRSLAALADDRMALVSGLSLDPEAAIGVTKRLPPKWVDGVDEIQYDVSRIKQKMKELAGLHDKHLNRPTLDDSSEEEHAIEITTQEITQLFHRCQRAVQALRSRVSRGCSQQEERLLRNVVASLAQALQELSSSFRHAQSGYLKRMKNREERSQHFFDTSVPLMDDGGDNTLYDRGFTDDQLVLLEQNTLLVEEREREIRQIVQSISDLSEIFRDLGAMIVEQGTVLDRIDYNVEQSCSKTEDGLKQLHKAEQYQKKNRKMLVILVLFVIVIVLIVILVGVKSR